A window of Vescimonas fastidiosa contains these coding sequences:
- a CDS encoding ATP-binding protein — MAYDGKVMRAAWQRFEEDKQRRASQAETRRRRIYQEVPRLEEIEKQLRGTVGRIMAQALRRGEDPAPAIARLRAENLTLQQERSALLKEHGYPADALEERPRCILCGDTGYCRGSVCACLQNYYAREQIRQLSSMLDVSTQSFDTFELDWYDTEPGAFSRSPRETMERNFTVCRRFAQDFGHSGGNLLLFGDPGLGKTFLSASIARVVSEDGFSVVYDTAGHVFARCEAAKFRSDEEPDAAEDVRRYEKSDLLILDDLGTEMTTAFVQSALYQLVNSRLLAGKSTVINTNLTPPELGVRYGAAVRSRLEGEYTVLPFIGRDIRKLKRERS, encoded by the coding sequence ATGGCATACGACGGCAAGGTTATGCGCGCGGCGTGGCAGCGCTTTGAGGAGGATAAGCAGCGCCGGGCATCCCAGGCGGAGACTCGCCGCCGGCGCATCTATCAGGAGGTGCCCCGGCTGGAGGAGATCGAAAAGCAGCTCCGGGGCACCGTGGGGCGCATTATGGCCCAGGCCCTGCGCCGGGGAGAGGACCCGGCCCCGGCTATCGCCCGGCTGCGGGCGGAGAATCTGACCCTGCAGCAGGAGCGCTCGGCCCTGCTCAAGGAGCATGGGTATCCCGCCGACGCCCTGGAGGAGCGGCCCCGGTGCATCCTCTGCGGCGACACGGGGTACTGCCGGGGTAGCGTCTGCGCCTGCCTGCAAAATTATTATGCCCGAGAGCAAATTCGTCAGCTCAGCAGTATGCTGGATGTAAGCACCCAGAGCTTCGACACCTTCGAGCTGGATTGGTACGACACCGAGCCCGGCGCCTTCAGCCGCAGTCCCCGGGAGACCATGGAGCGGAATTTCACCGTCTGCCGCCGCTTTGCCCAGGACTTTGGGCATTCCGGGGGCAACCTGCTCCTTTTCGGCGACCCGGGCCTGGGCAAGACCTTCCTCTCCGCCAGCATCGCCCGGGTGGTCAGCGAGGACGGATTTTCCGTGGTGTATGACACGGCGGGCCATGTGTTCGCCCGGTGCGAGGCCGCCAAGTTCCGCTCCGATGAGGAGCCGGACGCGGCGGAGGATGTGCGCCGCTATGAAAAGAGCGACCTGCTGATCCTGGACGACCTGGGCACGGAGATGACCACGGCCTTTGTCCAGAGCGCCCTGTATCAGCTGGTGAATAGCCGCCTTCTGGCGGGGAAAAGCACCGTGATAAACACCAATCTCACCCCGCCCGAGCTGGGCGTGCGCTACGGCGCAGCCGTCCGCTCCCGGCTGGAGGGAGAGTACACCGTCCTGCCCTTCATCGGCCGGGACATCCGCAAGCTGAAGCGGGAACGGAGCTGA
- the mnmE gene encoding tRNA uridine-5-carboxymethylaminomethyl(34) synthesis GTPase MnmE, which translates to MTDTIAAIATARTPAAIGIVRISGPETLSVADRVFRAKNGKPAADQATRRMLYGQMRTAEGTVIDDGLCVLFPPQSSYTGQWSAELHCHGSPVVLDEVLRSTFAAGARQARGGEFTKRAFLSGRMDLIQAEAVADLIDAETAESAQNAALQLSGALSRGVERVYGDLMDITSRFYAAVDYPDEDIEPPEHRQIADTLTGCRRELQRLLDTFRRGRILKRGIPTVLLGLPNAGKSSLLNALLGYDRAIVTEVAGTTRDTLEEKVCFGGQLLRLCDTAGIRETGDSVEKLGVDRAVAAAEQAGLSLVVLDGSQSLTGGEEAVLTLAEKAEHTIIIINKNDLPQRLDTGAIQERFPNICTLSARTGEGLEELGALIQRLYPTPHRETGALLTNSRQAEAVSRALQAVDRAAAALDGGLTPDAVLTDAEEALAALGELTGKSIREDLVTTIFSRFCVGK; encoded by the coding sequence ATGACCGATACCATTGCCGCCATTGCCACCGCCCGGACGCCTGCCGCCATCGGCATTGTGCGCATTTCCGGGCCGGAGACCCTTTCGGTGGCGGACCGTGTGTTTCGGGCCAAAAACGGAAAGCCTGCCGCCGACCAGGCTACCCGCCGGATGCTCTACGGCCAGATGCGCACGGCGGAGGGGACGGTCATCGACGACGGCCTGTGCGTCCTGTTTCCGCCCCAGAGCAGCTATACCGGCCAGTGGTCGGCGGAGCTGCACTGCCACGGCTCCCCTGTGGTGCTGGACGAGGTGCTGCGCAGCACCTTTGCCGCCGGGGCCCGGCAGGCCCGGGGCGGGGAGTTTACCAAGCGGGCCTTTCTCAGCGGGCGGATGGACCTGATCCAGGCGGAGGCGGTGGCGGACCTCATTGACGCCGAAACCGCCGAGTCCGCCCAAAACGCCGCCCTCCAGCTCTCCGGCGCATTGAGCCGGGGCGTGGAGCGGGTGTACGGCGACCTCATGGACATTACCTCCCGCTTTTATGCGGCGGTGGACTACCCCGACGAGGACATTGAGCCGCCGGAGCATCGGCAGATAGCCGATACCCTCACCGGCTGCCGCCGGGAGCTTCAGCGGCTGCTGGACACCTTCCGCCGGGGCCGCATTCTGAAGCGGGGCATCCCCACGGTGCTGCTGGGCCTGCCCAACGCCGGGAAATCGTCGCTGCTTAACGCCCTGCTGGGCTACGACCGGGCCATCGTCACCGAGGTGGCCGGCACCACCCGGGACACCCTGGAGGAAAAGGTCTGCTTCGGCGGCCAGCTTCTGCGGCTGTGCGACACCGCAGGCATCCGGGAAACGGGCGACAGCGTGGAGAAGCTGGGCGTGGACCGGGCCGTGGCGGCGGCAGAGCAGGCCGGCCTTTCCCTGGTGGTGCTGGACGGCTCCCAAAGCCTTACCGGCGGGGAGGAGGCGGTCTTGACCCTGGCGGAAAAGGCGGAGCATACCATTATAATTATCAATAAAAACGATTTGCCCCAGCGGCTGGACACGGGAGCTATACAGGAGCGGTTTCCGAACATCTGCACCCTCAGCGCCCGAACCGGGGAGGGCCTGGAGGAGCTTGGGGCGCTGATTCAAAGGCTGTACCCCACTCCCCACCGGGAGACCGGGGCCCTGCTCACCAACAGCCGCCAGGCCGAGGCCGTAAGCCGGGCTTTGCAGGCGGTGGACCGGGCTGCCGCCGCCCTGGACGGGGGTCTGACCCCCGATGCCGTCCTCACCGATGCCGAGGAGGCCCTGGCCGCCCTGGGGGAACTGACGGGCAAGAGCATCCGGGAGGACCTGGTAACCACCATTTTCTCCCGCTTCTGCGTGGGGAAATAA
- a CDS encoding DegV family protein, producing the protein MRDYVIMTDSCCDLTDQMARELELEVLPLTMHMDGQDYPNDLAGTAISNQEFYKRIRAGKLATTSAVNVGQFQDAMRRVLESGRDIVCVCFSSALSTTYQSAVIAAEDLRSEFPEAEIHVVDSLSASLGQGLLLYLAVEQKRKGLTAAELAKWVEDNRLTVCHWFTVDDLNFLKRGGRVSATTALLGTMLSIKPIMHTSDEGKLVPVSKARGRKAAIAALLDKIEALGIHPEKQTMFICHADCEEDAKAVAQTIQDRFGTPTVHINYIGPVIGSHTGPNTMGIFFVGTQR; encoded by the coding sequence ATGCGCGATTATGTTATCATGACCGATAGCTGCTGCGATCTCACCGACCAGATGGCCCGGGAGCTGGAGCTGGAGGTCCTGCCCCTGACCATGCACATGGACGGACAGGACTACCCCAACGACCTGGCCGGCACGGCTATTTCCAACCAGGAGTTTTATAAGCGCATCCGCGCCGGGAAGCTGGCCACCACCTCGGCGGTGAATGTGGGCCAGTTCCAGGACGCCATGCGCCGGGTGCTGGAGAGCGGCAGGGACATTGTCTGCGTCTGCTTTTCCTCGGCCCTCTCCACCACCTATCAGTCCGCCGTCATTGCGGCGGAGGACCTGCGCTCGGAGTTTCCGGAGGCGGAGATCCATGTGGTGGACTCCCTCAGCGCGTCTCTGGGCCAGGGCCTGCTGCTGTATTTGGCCGTGGAGCAAAAGCGAAAGGGCCTCACGGCGGCGGAGCTTGCCAAGTGGGTGGAGGATAACCGCCTGACCGTCTGCCACTGGTTCACCGTGGACGACCTGAACTTCTTAAAGCGCGGGGGCCGGGTCAGCGCCACCACGGCGCTGCTGGGCACCATGCTCTCCATTAAGCCCATTATGCACACCTCCGACGAGGGCAAGCTGGTCCCCGTCAGCAAGGCCCGGGGCCGCAAGGCCGCCATTGCCGCCCTGTTGGATAAGATCGAGGCTCTGGGCATTCACCCGGAGAAGCAGACCATGTTCATCTGCCATGCCGACTGCGAGGAGGACGCCAAGGCCGTGGCCCAGACCATCCAGGACCGCTTCGGCACCCCTACGGTGCATATTAACTACATCGGGCCCGTCATCGGCAGCCACACCGGCCCCAACACCATGGGCATCTTCTTTGTGGGCACCCAGCGATGA
- the prmA gene encoding 50S ribosomal protein L11 methyltransferase, giving the protein MNWIEVHIDTCPGELDDLCARLESQGITGLVIDDEADFKDFLENNHQYWDYVDDDLLQEKKGLCRVTFYLSDDPDGQRQLADIEKMVGALPQAHLSRAAVQDADWENNWKQFYKPMEIGERLLVIPEWEQAGTSGRVELRLNPGLTFGTGSHATTRLCLRALDAHIHGGERVLDLGCGSGILSIAALCLGAAEAFACDIDDKCVDVAYENAAINGIGKDRYTVRWGNVVTDQALQREFGGEYDIVVANIVADVIIGISPQVRPFLKKGGLFLCSGIIDTRAEEVADRLRQDGWEIRETNTSEGWYSFLCR; this is encoded by the coding sequence ATGAACTGGATCGAGGTACATATCGACACCTGCCCCGGGGAGCTGGACGATCTCTGCGCCCGGCTGGAGAGCCAAGGCATCACCGGGCTGGTCATCGACGATGAGGCGGATTTCAAGGATTTTCTGGAAAATAATCACCAGTACTGGGACTATGTGGACGACGATCTGTTGCAGGAGAAAAAGGGCCTGTGCCGGGTGACCTTTTACCTCTCCGACGACCCGGACGGCCAGCGTCAGCTTGCAGACATTGAAAAAATGGTCGGGGCGCTTCCCCAGGCGCACCTGAGCCGGGCTGCTGTCCAAGATGCCGACTGGGAGAATAACTGGAAGCAGTTTTATAAGCCCATGGAGATCGGGGAGCGGCTATTGGTGATCCCGGAGTGGGAGCAGGCCGGTACCTCCGGCCGGGTGGAGCTGCGGCTGAACCCGGGCCTTACCTTCGGCACCGGCAGCCATGCCACCACCCGCCTGTGCCTCCGGGCTTTGGACGCCCATATTCACGGCGGCGAGCGGGTCCTGGACCTGGGCTGCGGCAGCGGGATTTTGTCCATTGCCGCCCTGTGCCTGGGCGCGGCGGAGGCCTTTGCCTGCGACATCGACGATAAATGCGTGGATGTGGCCTATGAAAACGCCGCCATCAACGGCATCGGCAAGGACCGCTACACCGTCCGCTGGGGCAATGTGGTCACGGACCAGGCCCTGCAAAGGGAGTTTGGCGGGGAATATGATATTGTGGTGGCCAACATTGTGGCCGATGTCATCATAGGCATCTCCCCCCAGGTGCGCCCGTTTCTGAAAAAAGGCGGCCTGTTCCTCTGCTCCGGCATCATTGACACCCGGGCCGAAGAAGTGGCCGACCGCCTTCGCCAGGACGGATGGGAGATACGGGAGACCAACACCAGCGAGGGCTGGTACAGCTTCCTCTGCCGCTGA
- a CDS encoding helix-turn-helix domain-containing protein, whose protein sequence is MSRIRELRKERGYTQVKMQMLTGIDQSAYSKIERGERYLSFEQCKRVAQALHTSMDYLAGLTDEKKPYPRSKRAE, encoded by the coding sequence TTGAGCAGAATTCGGGAGCTTCGCAAAGAGCGGGGCTATACACAGGTGAAAATGCAGATGCTGACGGGTATCGACCAGAGCGCCTACTCCAAGATCGAGCGGGGCGAGCGGTACCTGAGCTTCGAGCAGTGCAAGCGGGTGGCCCAGGCGCTGCACACCAGCATGGACTATTTGGCCGGGCTTACGGACGAGAAGAAACCGTATCCGAGAAGTAAACGCGCAGAGTGA
- a CDS encoding ParB/RepB/Spo0J family partition protein, producing the protein MKNIPKSDFISSRVRYIPLERIVPNPHQPRRDFDPEGLSELADSIRQYGVLQPATVRTRGRDYELVAGERRLRAAKMAGLRELPCLIAQVGEEDSALLALMENLQRRDLSFMEEAAAIAQLVQRWGLSQEEAARRLGKSQSAVANKLRLLRLPEAVVEQIRQGDLSERHARALLRLTDPEEQLAAVKTILARHLNVAQTEEYIETLLREIQTAPSRRRPTFILKDVRLFLNSLDRSLNLMRSAGVNAACGRQDTEDEILLTIRIPKARRVG; encoded by the coding sequence GTGAAAAATATTCCCAAAAGTGACTTCATTTCCAGCCGTGTACGGTACATACCCTTAGAGCGCATCGTGCCCAATCCCCACCAGCCCCGGCGGGATTTTGACCCGGAGGGCCTGTCGGAGCTGGCCGACAGCATCCGTCAGTATGGGGTTTTGCAGCCCGCCACGGTGCGCACCCGGGGCCGGGACTATGAGCTGGTGGCCGGGGAGCGGCGGCTGCGGGCGGCCAAGATGGCCGGGCTTCGGGAGCTTCCGTGCCTCATCGCCCAGGTGGGGGAGGAGGACTCGGCCCTGCTGGCCCTGATGGAGAATCTCCAGCGCCGGGACCTGAGCTTTATGGAGGAGGCGGCGGCCATCGCCCAGTTGGTGCAGCGCTGGGGTCTGAGCCAGGAGGAGGCGGCCCGGCGCCTGGGCAAGAGCCAGTCTGCCGTGGCCAATAAGCTGCGTCTGCTGCGCCTGCCCGAGGCCGTGGTGGAGCAGATCCGGCAGGGCGACCTCTCCGAGCGCCATGCCCGGGCCCTGCTGCGGCTGACGGACCCGGAGGAGCAGCTGGCGGCGGTGAAAACCATCCTGGCCCGGCACCTGAATGTGGCCCAAACGGAGGAATACATAGAGACCCTGCTGCGGGAAATACAAACCGCACCGTCCCGACGGAGGCCCACCTTCATATTAAAGGATGTCCGCCTGTTTCTCAACAGCTTGGACCGCTCCCTGAATCTCATGCGCTCGGCAGGGGTAAATGCCGCCTGCGGCCGCCAGGACACGGAGGATGAAATCCTGCTGACCATCCGCATCCCCAAGGCCCGGAGGGTGGGGTGA
- a CDS encoding glycine--tRNA ligase, protein MKNTEKTMDKIVALCKNRGFIFAGSEIYGGLANTWDYGPLGVELKNNIKKAWWKKFVQENPYNVGQDAAILMNPQTWVASGHLAGFSDPLMDCKECKERFRADKLIEQWCQENGVELPKPIDAFSQQEMKDFVEDKNIPCPSCGKHNFTDIRQFNLMFKTFQGVTEDAKNTVYLRPETAQGIFTNFVNTQRTTRRKLPFGVCQIGKSFRNEITPGNFIFRVREFEQMELEFFCKPGTDLEWFNYWRTFCHNWLLGIGLKDENLRLRDHDPEELCFYSKATTDFEFLFPFGWGELWGVADRTDYDLTQHQNTSGKDLTYFDPETNQRYIPYVVEPSLGVERSVLAVLCDAYDEETVDESKNDVRVVLHLHPALAPYKAAILPLSKKLSEPARKIYEELSKEWMLDFDETGSIGKRYRREDEVGTPFCITVDFDTVGDAEKAGDNCVTVRERDSMEQVRVPISQLKEYLAERLAY, encoded by the coding sequence ATGAAAAACACCGAGAAAACCATGGACAAGATCGTTGCCCTGTGCAAAAACCGCGGCTTCATTTTCGCCGGCTCCGAAATTTATGGGGGCCTGGCCAACACCTGGGACTACGGCCCCCTGGGCGTGGAGCTGAAGAACAACATCAAAAAGGCCTGGTGGAAGAAATTCGTTCAGGAAAACCCCTACAATGTGGGCCAGGATGCGGCCATTTTGATGAATCCCCAGACCTGGGTGGCCAGCGGCCATCTGGCAGGCTTCTCCGACCCCCTCATGGACTGCAAGGAGTGCAAGGAGCGCTTCCGGGCCGACAAGCTCATTGAGCAGTGGTGCCAGGAAAACGGTGTGGAGCTGCCCAAGCCCATCGACGCCTTCTCCCAGCAGGAGATGAAGGACTTCGTGGAGGACAAGAACATCCCCTGCCCCTCCTGCGGCAAGCACAATTTCACCGACATCCGGCAGTTTAACCTGATGTTCAAGACCTTCCAGGGTGTCACCGAGGACGCCAAGAACACCGTGTACCTGCGGCCCGAGACCGCCCAGGGCATCTTCACCAACTTTGTCAATACCCAGCGCACCACCCGGCGCAAGCTGCCCTTCGGCGTGTGCCAGATCGGCAAGTCCTTCCGCAACGAGATCACCCCGGGCAACTTCATCTTCCGTGTCCGGGAGTTCGAGCAGATGGAGCTGGAGTTCTTCTGCAAGCCCGGCACCGACCTGGAGTGGTTCAACTACTGGCGCACCTTCTGCCACAACTGGCTGCTGGGCATCGGCCTGAAGGACGAGAATCTCCGTCTGCGTGACCATGACCCGGAGGAGCTGTGCTTCTACTCCAAGGCCACCACGGACTTTGAGTTCCTCTTCCCCTTCGGCTGGGGCGAGCTGTGGGGCGTGGCTGACCGCACCGACTACGACCTGACCCAGCACCAGAACACCTCCGGCAAGGACCTGACCTACTTCGACCCCGAGACCAACCAGCGCTACATTCCCTATGTGGTGGAGCCGTCCCTGGGCGTAGAGCGCAGCGTGCTGGCGGTTCTGTGCGACGCTTACGACGAGGAAACGGTGGACGAGAGCAAGAACGATGTGCGTGTGGTGCTGCACCTGCACCCGGCCCTGGCCCCCTACAAGGCAGCCATCCTGCCCCTGAGCAAGAAGCTGTCCGAGCCCGCCCGGAAGATCTATGAGGAGCTTTCCAAGGAGTGGATGCTGGACTTCGACGAGACCGGTTCCATCGGCAAGCGCTACCGCCGGGAGGACGAGGTGGGTACCCCCTTCTGCATCACCGTGGACTTTGACACCGTGGGCGACGCAGAAAAGGCCGGGGACAACTGCGTCACCGTCCGGGAGCGGGACAGCATGGAGCAGGTGCGCGTGCCCATCAGCCAGCTGAAGGAATACCTGGCAGAGAGGCTGGCGTACTGA
- the rpsT gene encoding 30S ribosomal protein S20: MPNIKSAKKRVLVSEARNARNKANRSALKTAIKKFEAAAVEGNRTEAEGAYKVAVKSIDKAAAKGLLHKNNAAHKKSALTLKLNNIG, translated from the coding sequence TTGCCGAATATCAAGTCTGCTAAGAAGCGTGTTCTGGTGTCCGAGGCTCGCAATGCCCGTAACAAGGCCAATCGCTCCGCACTGAAGACCGCTATCAAGAAGTTCGAGGCTGCTGCCGTTGAAGGCAATCGCACCGAGGCCGAGGGCGCTTACAAGGTCGCAGTGAAGAGCATCGATAAGGCTGCTGCCAAGGGTCTGCTGCACAAGAACAATGCAGCCCACAAGAAGAGCGCTCTGACTCTGAAGCTGAACAACATTGGCTAA
- the gpr gene encoding GPR endopeptidase, which yields MTTSVSVLGTDLALEAAQMQAKTTRLTSRPGLEVRRRERGGYALTAMDLTDPHRAAELQRPVGKYITMELGPYLHRQRDFFARGAGCIARELAALLPEGEGPTLVVGLGNRSLTADAVGPLALPHILVTRHMLWAMPEEFAGFSSVAALATGVLGETGLESSELIAAATEKLRPRCVIVLDALAAATREKLCAVLQLTDTGLTPGSGVGNHRKEVSRRTLGVPVLALGLPTVIRAEQLVGEETPAEGEPLFVTPRDIDQRVRELSRMMAYGIDLALQPHLTVEDITGLLG from the coding sequence GTGACCACAAGCGTGAGCGTATTGGGAACGGATCTGGCGCTGGAAGCGGCGCAAATGCAGGCAAAAACCACCCGCCTGACCAGCCGCCCGGGCCTGGAGGTGCGGCGCCGGGAGCGCGGCGGCTACGCCCTGACGGCCATGGACCTGACGGACCCCCATCGGGCGGCGGAGCTGCAGCGGCCGGTGGGTAAATACATCACCATGGAGCTAGGGCCGTACCTGCACCGGCAGCGGGATTTTTTCGCCCGGGGCGCCGGGTGCATCGCCCGGGAGCTGGCGGCGCTGCTGCCGGAGGGGGAGGGGCCGACCCTGGTGGTGGGCCTGGGCAACCGCTCCCTGACGGCGGACGCCGTGGGCCCCCTGGCCCTGCCGCACATTTTAGTCACCCGGCATATGCTGTGGGCCATGCCGGAGGAGTTTGCGGGCTTTTCCTCTGTGGCGGCCCTGGCCACCGGGGTCTTAGGGGAGACGGGGCTGGAAAGCTCCGAGCTTATCGCCGCGGCGACGGAAAAGCTGCGGCCCCGGTGCGTCATCGTCCTGGATGCCCTGGCTGCCGCCACTCGGGAAAAGCTCTGCGCCGTGCTGCAGCTGACGGACACGGGCCTGACCCCCGGCTCCGGGGTGGGCAACCACCGCAAGGAGGTGTCCCGGCGAACGCTGGGGGTGCCGGTGCTGGCCCTGGGCCTGCCCACGGTGATTCGGGCCGAACAGCTGGTAGGGGAGGAGACCCCAGCGGAGGGGGAGCCCCTGTTCGTCACCCCTCGGGACATCGACCAACGGGTTCGGGAGCTGAGCCGCATGATGGCCTACGGCATAGACCTGGCCTTGCAGCCCCACCTGACGGTGGAGGACATCACGGGTTTGCTGGGGTGA
- a CDS encoding zinc ribbon domain-containing protein, which yields MQVKICPKCGHQNGPYFLECSKCHAPLSTVSVTEKTMIAKALRIIAIAIYIVGFIGGGLAGPVTESFAAILLVWISAAVSGTLMLGFSEVIRLLHEINAKIK from the coding sequence ATGCAAGTAAAAATCTGCCCGAAATGTGGACACCAAAACGGGCCGTATTTTTTGGAATGCTCCAAATGCCATGCACCGCTTAGCACGGTCTCTGTAACAGAGAAAACCATGATTGCAAAAGCCCTAAGAATCATCGCCATAGCGATATATATTGTCGGTTTTATCGGCGGCGGTCTGGCGGGTCCGGTGACAGAGAGCTTTGCGGCGATCCTGCTGGTTTGGATCTCCGCTGCTGTGTCCGGCACCTTGATGCTGGGCTTCTCGGAAGTGATCCGTCTGCTGCATGAGATTAACGCAAAGATAAAATAA
- a CDS encoding helix-turn-helix domain-containing protein: MRIKELRTQRHITQLKMAMDLNMSQNTISRYENGEREPGIAELIRIADYFHVSIDYLVGRERSDTAP, from the coding sequence ATGAGGATAAAAGAACTCCGCACCCAACGACATATTACCCAATTAAAGATGGCGATGGACTTGAATATGTCTCAAAACACCATCAGCCGCTACGAAAACGGGGAGAGGGAGCCGGGCATCGCGGAACTGATACGGATTGCAGATTATTTCCATGTGAGCATTGATTATTTAGTAGGCCGGGAGCGGAGCGACACGGCCCCTTGA
- a CDS encoding polyribonucleotide nucleotidyltransferase — MSTIITKRQFPGYHKYELDLAGRPLTLEVGKLAELANAAVMVGYGDTRVLCCVTAAPRPRDGIDFFPLSVDFEEKMYSVGRIPGSFNRREGRPGEKGILTSRVIDRPIRPLFPSDFRNDVSVMCTVMAVDHDCSPEVAALIGTSAALAISDIPWNGPVAALKVGLVDGKLLFNPTSEQRKISDLDVTVVSTGKKVVMIEAGANEVPNDVMFEAIRMAHEENQKQIALINQMVAEIGKPKFDYPHADFNQELFDKIVHDFMDEAKAAMDTDDKNIREARWNEMIEHWHEKYLEEYPDMDQYLEEFTYKFQKKIVKAWLLEGHRVDGRQKNEIRPLDAEVAVLPRVHGSGLFTRGQTQVLSVCTLDTLSANQKLDTIWEETEKRYMHHYNFPGYSVGEAKPARSPGRREIGHGALAERALLPVIPPVEEFPYAIRVVSEVVSSNGSTSQGSICGSTLALMDAGVPIKAPVAGISCGLIQDDDGSFTTFIDIQGVEDFHGEMDFKVAGTKKGITAIQMDLKNDGLTMEIIQNALDITYDARCQILDQVMLPCIAEPRPEVSKYAPKMVTMHIDPDKIREVIGKGGSVIQKIVAESGAKIDIDDDGTIHIASPDAESCAIAKKCIDDIVFVPEVGALYYGRVVRLMTFGAFVELAPGKDGLVHISKLADHRIEKVEDACKIGDMMWVKVTEIDEKGRVNLSHKDAMKEIKAKEAAGEPIK; from the coding sequence ATGTCAACGATCATTACCAAGCGCCAGTTCCCCGGCTACCACAAGTATGAGCTGGACCTGGCCGGCCGCCCCTTGACCCTGGAAGTGGGCAAGCTGGCCGAGCTGGCCAACGCCGCCGTGATGGTGGGCTATGGCGACACCCGTGTGCTCTGCTGCGTCACCGCTGCCCCCCGTCCCCGGGACGGCATCGACTTCTTCCCCCTGAGCGTGGACTTTGAGGAGAAGATGTACTCCGTGGGCCGCATTCCCGGCAGCTTTAACCGCCGCGAGGGTCGCCCCGGCGAGAAGGGCATCCTCACCAGCCGCGTCATCGACCGGCCCATCCGCCCTCTGTTCCCCTCCGATTTCCGCAACGATGTGTCCGTGATGTGCACCGTCATGGCGGTGGATCACGACTGCTCCCCCGAGGTAGCCGCCCTCATCGGCACCTCCGCCGCTCTGGCCATTTCCGACATTCCCTGGAACGGGCCCGTGGCCGCCCTGAAGGTGGGCCTGGTGGACGGCAAGCTGCTCTTTAACCCCACCAGCGAGCAGCGCAAGATCAGCGACCTGGATGTGACCGTGGTTTCCACGGGCAAGAAGGTGGTCATGATCGAGGCCGGCGCCAATGAGGTGCCCAACGATGTGATGTTCGAGGCCATTCGCATGGCCCACGAGGAGAATCAGAAGCAGATCGCCCTCATCAATCAGATGGTCGCCGAGATCGGCAAGCCCAAGTTTGACTATCCCCACGCCGACTTCAACCAGGAGCTGTTTGACAAGATCGTTCACGACTTCATGGATGAGGCCAAGGCCGCCATGGACACCGACGACAAGAATATCCGCGAGGCCCGCTGGAACGAGATGATCGAGCACTGGCACGAGAAGTATCTGGAGGAGTATCCGGATATGGATCAGTACCTGGAGGAGTTCACCTACAAGTTCCAGAAGAAGATCGTGAAGGCCTGGCTGCTGGAGGGTCACCGTGTAGATGGCCGCCAGAAGAACGAGATCCGTCCCCTGGACGCCGAGGTGGCCGTGCTGCCCCGTGTCCACGGCTCGGGCCTGTTTACCCGGGGCCAGACCCAGGTGCTCTCCGTCTGCACCCTGGATACCCTCTCCGCCAACCAGAAGCTGGATACCATCTGGGAGGAGACCGAGAAGCGCTACATGCACCACTACAACTTCCCCGGCTACTCCGTGGGTGAGGCCAAGCCCGCCCGCAGCCCCGGCCGCCGGGAGATCGGCCACGGCGCGCTGGCAGAGCGTGCCCTGCTGCCCGTGATTCCCCCGGTAGAGGAGTTCCCCTACGCCATCCGCGTGGTGTCCGAGGTGGTCTCCTCCAACGGCTCCACCTCCCAGGGCTCCATCTGCGGCTCTACCCTGGCGCTGATGGACGCCGGCGTGCCCATTAAGGCCCCGGTGGCCGGCATCTCCTGCGGTCTGATCCAGGACGATGACGGCTCCTTCACCACCTTCATCGACATTCAGGGCGTGGAGGACTTCCACGGCGAGATGGACTTCAAGGTGGCCGGCACCAAGAAGGGCATCACCGCCATTCAGATGGACCTGAAGAACGACGGCCTGACCATGGAGATCATTCAAAACGCCCTGGACATCACCTACGATGCCCGCTGCCAGATTCTCGACCAGGTGATGCTGCCCTGCATTGCCGAGCCCCGGCCCGAGGTCAGCAAGTACGCCCCCAAGATGGTCACCATGCACATTGACCCGGACAAGATCCGCGAGGTCATCGGCAAGGGCGGCAGCGTCATTCAGAAGATCGTGGCCGAGTCCGGCGCCAAGATCGACATCGACGACGACGGCACCATCCACATCGCCTCCCCCGACGCCGAGAGCTGCGCCATCGCCAAGAAGTGCATCGACGACATCGTGTTCGTGCCCGAGGTGGGCGCCCTGTACTATGGCCGCGTGGTGCGCCTGATGACCTTCGGTGCCTTCGTGGAGCTGGCCCCCGGCAAGGACGGCCTGGTGCATATCTCCAAGCTGGCCGACCACCGCATCGAGAAGGTGGAGGATGCCTGCAAGATCGGCGACATGATGTGGGTAAAGGTCACGGAGATCGACGAAAAGGGTCGCGTGAACCTGAGCCACAAGGACGCCATGAAGGAGATCAAGGCCAAGGAGGCCGCCGGCGAGCCCATCAAGTAA